In Candidatus Contubernalis alkalaceticus, the following proteins share a genomic window:
- a CDS encoding two-component system sensor histidine kinase NtrB, translating to MIEFITAPKWNNFHDSIAGMLNITVVLIDSQGKPVTIYPEHSFSELNNNKDLIYAYHDFFLNLTRFKDEKSSKILYDPLGLPVGFINLGNVSIILGGILDKNDPHSSDKLKRMMKTFDIPDNEFMWQKLNFLSLEELKETINYVENFYTRLVGALNETSKLGHQMMLLAAVEEINKLTVSLLTPDNFELNTIQDLITNTLIILFDADSSWVFTHRKYDKSITTHKGNTNEFLQRLEQDWKSTIKKQKKTQLQNKWGKKILDPDLKIKNTFKQIDGLYCASIGVVNPRNNNVEVALSAFQRQLTIALEFDSLYQVLLQRMGTILNSIRHGIVVTNQKGQLALINESAKNTFNKIGIALPFGETLLGKKLSRSMETAVHDAIQYGNSFIKQNSILGDEHISLYLNWDIIPLLNEDGRIMGTILVIEDITDNVNISRQLQEWERLATAGQVAAGLAHEIRNPMAAATAAIQFFEMVKDKEKQKEVLNMLNSELERMNNILTDFMNVCKPSSQENLESVDLTQIVNEIKSLLKSEAYLYDIDFVIHQVSDSLPLIKGNKNSLKQVLLNIAKNSIEAMKEGGRLEIYQDFNDSITWVTIKDNGPGIPKDILDNIFRPFFTTKPEGSGLGLSVSSSIVKNMGGKLFIESKVGQGTSVKIIFPIYKSIERVLTND from the coding sequence ATGATAGAATTTATAACCGCCCCAAAATGGAATAACTTTCATGATTCTATTGCCGGAATGTTAAATATTACGGTTGTATTAATTGACTCCCAAGGAAAACCAGTAACCATTTATCCTGAACATTCCTTTTCAGAGTTAAACAATAACAAAGATTTAATATATGCCTACCATGATTTTTTTCTTAACCTTACCAGATTTAAGGATGAGAAGAGCAGTAAAATACTCTATGATCCTCTTGGTTTACCTGTAGGATTTATTAATCTTGGAAACGTTAGCATTATTTTGGGAGGAATTTTAGATAAAAATGATCCTCATTCATCTGATAAACTAAAAAGAATGATGAAAACTTTTGATATCCCAGATAATGAATTTATGTGGCAAAAACTAAATTTCTTAAGTTTAGAAGAATTAAAAGAAACCATTAATTACGTGGAAAATTTTTACACCAGATTAGTGGGGGCATTAAACGAAACATCAAAACTTGGGCATCAGATGATGCTCTTAGCTGCGGTAGAAGAAATAAACAAGCTTACAGTTAGCCTTCTAACACCGGACAATTTTGAGCTGAATACTATTCAGGATTTAATAACTAATACTCTTATAATTTTATTTGATGCCGATAGTTCATGGGTCTTTACCCACCGAAAGTACGATAAAAGTATTACAACACATAAAGGAAATACTAATGAGTTCCTTCAAAGGTTGGAGCAGGACTGGAAGTCTACCATTAAAAAGCAAAAGAAAACTCAATTACAAAATAAGTGGGGGAAAAAGATTTTAGACCCTGACCTAAAAATAAAAAACACGTTTAAGCAAATAGATGGACTTTACTGTGCTTCTATCGGAGTAGTAAATCCAAGAAATAATAATGTAGAAGTAGCCCTTTCCGCTTTTCAAAGGCAGTTAACCATTGCTTTGGAGTTTGACTCTTTATATCAGGTACTGCTTCAAAGAATGGGCACCATCCTTAATTCTATACGCCATGGAATTGTAGTTACTAACCAAAAAGGCCAGTTGGCATTGATAAATGAGTCAGCTAAGAATACATTTAATAAAATAGGAATAGCATTACCTTTTGGTGAAACTTTGCTTGGGAAGAAACTCTCCCGCTCTATGGAAACTGCTGTTCATGATGCTATCCAATACGGTAACTCTTTTATTAAACAAAATTCAATTCTGGGAGATGAACATATATCTCTATATTTAAACTGGGATATAATTCCTCTACTTAATGAAGATGGCAGGATTATGGGGACTATATTAGTGATTGAGGATATTACAGACAATGTAAATATTTCCAGGCAGCTGCAGGAGTGGGAAAGGCTGGCCACCGCAGGACAGGTGGCCGCTGGCCTGGCTCATGAAATTCGCAATCCCATGGCAGCAGCAACCGCTGCTATTCAGTTCTTTGAAATGGTCAAGGACAAGGAAAAACAAAAAGAAGTCCTTAACATGTTAAACAGTGAACTGGAAAGAATGAACAATATCCTAACTGATTTTATGAATGTTTGTAAACCCAGCAGCCAGGAAAACCTTGAGTCTGTAGATCTCACACAGATAGTTAATGAAATAAAGTCACTGCTTAAAAGTGAAGCGTACCTCTATGACATAGACTTTGTAATACACCAGGTTTCAGATAGTTTACCCTTGATAAAAGGTAATAAAAACAGCCTGAAACAGGTGTTGTTAAATATTGCCAAAAACTCAATAGAAGCAATGAAAGAAGGAGGGAGGCTTGAAATATATCAGGATTTCAATGATAGTATTACTTGGGTGACCATTAAGGATAACGGTCCAGGAATTCCAAAGGATATCTTAGATAATATATTCAGACCTTTTTTTACAACTAAGCCCGAGGGAAGTGGCTTAGGTCTTTCTGTTTCATCCTCTATTGTTAAAAATATGGGAGGTAAGCTTTTTATAGAAAGTAAAGTTGGACAGGGGACTAGTGTAAAGATTATTTTCCCTATATATAAATCAATAGAAAGGGTGTTAACAAATGACTGA
- a CDS encoding ATPase domain-containing protein, with product MDKIKTGVSGLDQILYGGFPKNSTILISGAPGTGKTILTQNILFNINKQKESKILYLTTVSEPQIKILKNQQQFSYFDSNAFMDSVIFHDIGSKIISEGIGEIPEIIDKLIEQHRPVLIAIDSIKAIIDLLSEQEARKLIYELNVKLTFWEINTLLIGEYIDGDEVQRRPEASIADGIIHLYGTEERKHQKRYLRVLKMRGTDFLTGEHCMKISGDGILLYPRLNPVVKKQTYEINSTYQPTGISGLDEMLHGGIPSGTTTIISGSTGTGKTLLGLSWICRGAEANETGLIIALEESPELLIKSAESFGWDLLKYMNYGLIKILHISSIEMDLDELVYNTQMMVEENKIKRVLINSISSIEVGVADKIKYTDWLWAAADFFKSQGISLMLVNESPNLFGVSQITKHTVSYIADNIIMLFLKRSNYQIYKFINVLKMRGHSHSDSIRSFTVTNKGPVVLKRIPENENNASFIEIDNNNIGVE from the coding sequence ATGGACAAAATAAAAACGGGAGTGTCTGGGCTGGATCAGATTTTATACGGTGGATTTCCCAAAAACTCCACTATTCTTATATCTGGAGCCCCGGGTACTGGAAAAACAATTCTCACACAAAATATTTTATTTAATATAAATAAACAAAAAGAATCAAAGATACTTTACCTTACCACTGTTTCGGAACCACAAATTAAAATTCTGAAGAACCAACAACAGTTTTCATATTTTGATTCAAATGCTTTTATGGATTCTGTTATTTTCCATGATATAGGCAGTAAGATTATTTCAGAAGGCATAGGCGAAATCCCGGAAATAATTGATAAATTAATTGAACAACATCGACCCGTTTTGATAGCCATAGATAGTATAAAAGCAATTATTGATCTGCTTTCAGAGCAGGAGGCTCGAAAGTTAATTTATGAACTGAATGTAAAATTAACCTTTTGGGAAATAAATACACTTCTCATCGGTGAATATATTGATGGTGATGAGGTTCAAAGACGTCCTGAAGCATCAATCGCTGATGGGATTATACACCTGTATGGAACAGAGGAACGGAAACATCAAAAACGTTACCTGCGAGTTTTAAAAATGCGTGGGACTGACTTTTTAACGGGTGAACACTGCATGAAAATTTCAGGAGATGGCATTCTACTCTATCCCCGGCTAAATCCTGTTGTGAAAAAACAAACTTATGAAATTAATAGTACTTATCAACCCACCGGAATTTCTGGCCTAGATGAGATGTTACACGGGGGTATTCCCTCGGGAACCACAACAATTATTAGCGGGAGCACAGGGACAGGGAAAACCTTATTAGGTCTGAGCTGGATCTGCCGTGGAGCGGAAGCAAATGAAACAGGGCTTATTATTGCCTTGGAAGAAAGCCCAGAATTATTAATCAAGTCAGCAGAATCCTTTGGATGGGATTTGCTAAAATACATGAATTACGGACTGATTAAGATATTACATATTTCCTCTATTGAGATGGATTTAGATGAACTTGTTTATAATACACAAATGATGGTAGAGGAAAACAAAATTAAACGAGTATTAATCAACAGCATATCTTCCATAGAGGTTGGAGTTGCAGATAAAATTAAATATACCGACTGGTTATGGGCCGCTGCTGACTTTTTTAAATCTCAAGGGATATCCCTTATGCTTGTTAACGAAAGCCCGAATCTTTTTGGTGTTTCTCAGATAACAAAACACACAGTTAGCTATATTGCAGATAATATCATTATGTTATTCTTAAAACGTTCAAATTATCAAATATACAAATTTATTAATGTCTTAAAAATGAGAGGTCACTCCCATTCAGATAGTATTCGCTCATTTACTGTAACGAATAAAGGGCCTGTTGTTCTAAAACGAATACCGGAAAATGAAAATAATGCTTCATTCATAGAAATAGATAATAACAATATAGGAGTAGAATAG
- a CDS encoding methyl-accepting chemotaxis protein, translating into MTKLVGKHLLEQMTSFAPYIKEFFLQEAVIGVVDNEKYLHYEGCQTFDLGIVNGDPVKDGSATHQAMMAKERILVEIPREIWGVAIKAISIPVFDEDDNVIGAIAFCYSVENQSKMQEVVAQFSSAFQQVNSGAQEIAAGAHNLANTGESLTIAAANSKTELEKTNSIIQMISKVAHSTKLLGLNAAIEAARSGEHGRGFAVVADEIHRLSDQSNSFAKEIESTLKTIVDSLNTVIYSIQETSSISEEQSAATQEIVASMQELYAQLNVLDDLAKYI; encoded by the coding sequence ATGACTAAATTAGTGGGAAAACATCTTTTGGAGCAAATGACAAGTTTTGCCCCATACATTAAAGAATTTTTCTTGCAGGAGGCTGTAATTGGTGTAGTGGACAATGAAAAGTATTTACATTACGAAGGATGTCAAACCTTTGACCTGGGCATTGTAAATGGAGACCCTGTAAAGGATGGCAGTGCTACCCACCAAGCTATGATGGCGAAAGAGAGAATATTGGTCGAAATTCCCCGTGAAATATGGGGTGTCGCTATCAAAGCGATATCTATACCTGTGTTTGACGAAGATGATAATGTGATTGGAGCTATTGCTTTTTGTTATAGCGTTGAAAACCAGTCTAAAATGCAGGAGGTAGTAGCACAATTCTCTTCAGCTTTTCAACAAGTAAATAGCGGTGCACAAGAAATTGCAGCAGGAGCTCATAACCTTGCAAATACAGGAGAAAGTCTAACTATAGCTGCTGCAAACTCGAAAACTGAGTTGGAAAAGACAAATAGTATAATTCAAATGATTAGTAAAGTAGCCCACAGCACAAAATTACTTGGCCTAAATGCTGCGATTGAAGCAGCAAGGTCCGGCGAACACGGCAGAGGTTTTGCAGTCGTTGCCGACGAAATTCATCGTCTTTCAGATCAAAGCAATAGTTTTGCCAAAGAAATCGAAAGCACTCTGAAAACCATTGTAGATTCCTTAAATACAGTAATTTATTCAATACAAGAAACAAGCTCAATAAGTGAAGAGCAGTCAGCAGCTACACAAGAAATAGTAGCTTCCATGCAAGAACTCTATGCACAGTTAAACGTCCTAGATGATCTTGCCAAATATATATAA
- a CDS encoding YgiQ family radical SAM protein, whose amino-acid sequence MKNDYLPVSKKDMEERGWDKLDFIIISGDAYVDHPSFGVAIIGRLLEAHGFKTGIITQPNWKDLNEFKKLGKPLLGFFVSSGNIDSMVNHYTAAKKRRKKDVYSPGGRGGQRPDRAAIVYSQKVKEAYKKVPVILGGLEASLRRLAHYDYWEDRVRSSILLDAKADLLVYGMGEKQVVEIAEALKSGLFIKDITYIKGTVYKTGSIDNVYEGKMLPSYDDIIASKETYAKSFMIQHRNTDSITAVPLIEPYRHTFIVQNPPAEPLTSSELDSIYNLPFTKTYHPMYEKEGGVPAIEEVKHSLVSSRGCFGGCNFCALHFHQGRTVQARSIPSIIKEAEEMIKDEGFKGYIHDVGGPTANFRKRACQQQIEHGVCQDKKCLFPRPCKNLEVDHVEYLDLLRKLRNLEGVKKVFVRSGIRYDYLVYDQNQEFFEELCRYHISGQLKVAPEHIAPEVLKKMGKPEFEVYERFKKKYEAINKKHGMNQFLVPYLMSSHPGSDLNAAIQLAEYLRDIKHMPKQVQDFYPTPGTLSTCMYYTELDPRTMKKVYVPKSLREKAMQKALIQYREPKNYPLVLEALIKAGREDLIGFGKKCLIRPRKKASRHKR is encoded by the coding sequence ATGAAAAATGATTATTTACCTGTGTCAAAAAAAGATATGGAAGAACGAGGATGGGATAAGCTTGATTTCATCATCATCAGCGGGGATGCCTATGTAGACCATCCTTCCTTTGGTGTGGCTATCATCGGAAGGCTGTTGGAAGCTCACGGTTTCAAAACAGGCATTATCACTCAGCCTAACTGGAAAGACTTAAATGAGTTTAAAAAGTTGGGTAAACCATTACTTGGGTTTTTTGTTTCCAGCGGAAATATTGATTCCATGGTAAATCATTACACCGCAGCAAAAAAAAGAAGAAAAAAGGATGTCTATTCTCCCGGCGGCAGGGGAGGCCAAAGGCCAGACCGTGCCGCCATAGTATATTCTCAAAAAGTTAAAGAAGCTTATAAAAAGGTTCCTGTTATCTTAGGTGGGTTAGAGGCCAGCCTGCGTAGGTTAGCCCATTATGACTACTGGGAGGACAGGGTACGCAGTTCAATCCTCCTGGATGCAAAAGCAGATCTGCTGGTTTATGGGATGGGAGAAAAACAGGTTGTTGAGATAGCGGAGGCCCTGAAAAGCGGCCTTTTCATAAAAGATATTACATATATCAAAGGTACTGTATACAAGACCGGCTCAATAGATAATGTATATGAAGGAAAAATGCTGCCTTCCTATGATGATATTATTGCTTCAAAAGAAACCTATGCAAAAAGTTTTATGATACAACATAGAAATACTGATTCCATCACCGCTGTCCCGCTGATAGAACCCTATAGACACACCTTTATCGTACAAAATCCGCCGGCAGAACCCCTGACTTCTTCTGAGTTAGACAGCATATACAATCTACCCTTTACAAAAACATACCATCCTATGTACGAAAAAGAGGGTGGAGTACCTGCCATAGAAGAAGTTAAGCACAGCCTGGTCAGCAGCAGAGGTTGTTTTGGGGGCTGTAATTTTTGTGCCCTGCATTTTCATCAGGGAAGAACCGTGCAGGCCAGGAGTATACCCTCAATTATTAAAGAAGCAGAAGAGATGATAAAAGATGAAGGTTTTAAAGGTTATATCCATGATGTAGGGGGCCCTACGGCAAACTTCAGGAAAAGGGCCTGTCAACAGCAAATAGAGCACGGCGTTTGTCAGGATAAAAAATGTCTGTTCCCCAGGCCATGTAAAAACCTTGAGGTAGATCATGTAGAGTATCTTGATCTTTTAAGAAAGCTGCGAAACCTGGAAGGGGTAAAAAAAGTATTTGTCCGCTCGGGAATCAGATACGATTATTTAGTTTATGACCAGAATCAAGAATTCTTTGAAGAACTCTGCAGGTACCATATTAGCGGACAGCTTAAAGTAGCCCCTGAACATATTGCCCCTGAAGTTCTTAAAAAAATGGGAAAGCCGGAATTTGAAGTTTATGAAAGATTCAAAAAAAAGTATGAGGCAATCAATAAGAAACACGGTATGAATCAATTTCTCGTTCCTTACCTTATGTCCAGCCATCCCGGGTCGGACTTAAATGCGGCGATTCAGCTGGCAGAATATTTAAGAGATATTAAACATATGCCCAAACAGGTGCAGGATTTTTATCCTACACCGGGAACCCTATCCACCTGTATGTATTATACGGAACTGGACCCTCGGACCATGAAAAAAGTGTATGTTCCCAAATCTCTTCGGGAAAAAGCCATGCAGAAGGCCTTGATACAGTATCGGGAGCCAAAAAACTATCCACTGGTATTAGAAGCTTTAATAAAAGCAGGCCGAGAAGATTTAATTGGTTTCGGGAAAAAATGCTTAATTCGTCCCCGGAAAAAAGCCAGCCGTCATAAGCGTTAG
- a CDS encoding ferritin-like domain-containing protein, which produces MVQGSREERRGKVIEVLNKARSMELQAVHQYMNQHYNLDDMDYGKLAVELKQIAIDEMRHAEATAERVKELGGEPTTDLAGSVVKGQDLETIYSFNAGEEEGAIDAYNQFALVCRENGDSISMKLFETLIDSEQEHLNYFDNISKHIKNLGASYLARIAGAPTDTGGATEAE; this is translated from the coding sequence ATGGTTCAAGGTTCTAGAGAAGAAAGAAGAGGTAAAGTTATTGAAGTGTTAAATAAAGCTCGTTCTATGGAGCTTCAGGCAGTTCATCAATACATGAATCAGCATTATAATCTTGATGATATGGACTATGGCAAACTAGCTGTTGAACTTAAACAGATTGCTATAGACGAGATGAGACACGCTGAAGCAACGGCAGAGCGAGTTAAGGAACTGGGCGGAGAGCCTACCACAGATCTGGCGGGGAGCGTAGTAAAAGGTCAGGACCTGGAAACTATTTATTCTTTTAACGCCGGGGAGGAAGAAGGCGCCATAGATGCATACAACCAGTTTGCCCTTGTCTGCAGAGAAAACGGCGACAGCATATCCATGAAACTGTTTGAAACCCTTATTGATTCAGAACAGGAACATCTAAATTACTTTGATAATATCAGCAAACACATAAAAAATCTTGGGGCTTCATATCTTGCCCGTATAGCCGGAGCTCCAACTGATACAGGCGGCGCAACTGAAGCAGAATAA
- a CDS encoding BUD32 family EKC/KEOPS complex subunit — translation MIPNKEISAPLEEKFIKQWEIKEYCLIKKFKSKKNQVYLIKAEMESGLTESFVLKEYADGTKDMEKEASILHKLQEKKIHAPILYYMGKKHIVMEYIQGQLFLDFFEEMEMAGPLEKEAWHTACATASSLAYWFKNFYKVMENHYGKTMIMYDINLRNFIIRDEIYGFDFEDCRLGKKETDTGRLCAYLLTYEPAFTDWKKELVREFFIIFTKNLDLDPSLVKEEMFKELESISQRRKLVYPMEFKT, via the coding sequence ATGATACCCAATAAAGAAATTAGTGCTCCTCTGGAGGAAAAGTTTATTAAACAGTGGGAAATAAAGGAGTATTGTCTGATTAAAAAGTTCAAAAGTAAAAAAAACCAGGTTTACTTAATAAAAGCCGAAATGGAATCCGGGTTAACAGAAAGTTTTGTTTTAAAAGAATATGCTGACGGGACAAAAGATATGGAAAAAGAAGCCAGTATTCTTCATAAACTCCAGGAAAAGAAAATCCATGCTCCAATACTTTACTATATGGGAAAGAAGCACATTGTCATGGAGTATATTCAAGGTCAGCTGTTTTTAGATTTTTTTGAGGAAATGGAAATGGCCGGGCCTCTGGAAAAGGAAGCCTGGCATACCGCCTGCGCTACAGCATCCTCCCTGGCCTATTGGTTTAAAAATTTTTATAAAGTAATGGAAAACCATTATGGGAAGACCATGATAATGTATGATATAAATTTAAGAAATTTTATTATAAGAGATGAAATTTATGGATTTGATTTTGAGGACTGCCGCCTGGGAAAAAAGGAAACAGACACAGGCAGGCTTTGCGCCTACTTACTTACTTATGAACCGGCTTTTACAGATTGGAAGAAAGAATTAGTAAGAGAGTTTTTTATAATATTTACCAAAAACCTTGATCTTGACCCTTCATTGGTAAAAGAAGAAATGTTCAAAGAACTAGAATCTATATCTCAAAGAAGGAAACTAGTTTATCCGATGGAATTTAAAACATGA
- the mobB gene encoding molybdopterin-guanine dinucleotide biosynthesis protein B, protein MKVFSVFGITQSGKTTTVEKIITELRRRRYTVGSVKDIHFEDFAIDTEGTNTDRHKKAGAQLVTARGLFETDILFPSQLPVEKILEFYDHDFVVLEGVSDYNVPKIVCGHTTKELDERINPSVFAISGVISNELTEYQGLPAFNAVEDIDSLVDYIEKKVFPKLPNVAPECCGLCGLSCEKLLYAILSGEKKRGDCLLDSSQVKLTINNQEISMVEFVQEILTKTVVGLVSTLDGYKKYGEIHLEISQKGEEDDTQ, encoded by the coding sequence ATGAAGGTTTTTTCTGTTTTTGGGATTACCCAATCAGGCAAAACTACCACTGTTGAAAAAATTATAACAGAATTAAGGCGGCGAAGGTACACGGTGGGTTCTGTAAAAGATATCCATTTCGAAGACTTTGCTATCGATACTGAGGGGACCAATACAGACCGACACAAAAAAGCAGGGGCCCAGTTGGTCACCGCCCGGGGCCTTTTTGAAACAGACATCCTTTTTCCCTCCCAACTGCCGGTGGAAAAAATCCTGGAGTTTTACGACCATGATTTTGTAGTCCTGGAAGGAGTTTCTGACTACAACGTCCCCAAAATTGTCTGCGGTCATACCACAAAAGAACTGGATGAAAGAATCAATCCATCTGTCTTTGCCATCTCCGGAGTGATATCCAATGAATTAACAGAGTACCAAGGCCTCCCGGCCTTTAACGCTGTGGAAGACATTGATTCCCTGGTGGATTATATTGAAAAAAAAGTATTTCCCAAACTGCCCAATGTGGCTCCGGAATGCTGCGGACTCTGCGGACTCAGCTGTGAAAAACTGCTGTATGCCATACTCAGTGGAGAAAAAAAACGGGGCGACTGTCTCCTGGACAGCAGTCAAGTTAAACTTACCATAAACAATCAGGAAATTTCCATGGTAGAATTCGTGCAAGAAATTTTAACAAAGACAGTGGTGGGCCTGGTATCCACCCTGGATGGCTACAAAAAATATGGGGAAATTCATCTGGAAATCAGCCAGAAGGGAGAAGAGGATGATACCCAATAA
- a CDS encoding energy-coupling factor transporter transmembrane component T family protein has product MSSNGMKDNLDPRSIITMVLVVSTLAILIREVIWLFAILATTLALLKIFGIKVMQVFPRLKRFISLFFFLLIVQSIFAPSGQPLLVIKGIQVITMGGIITGVSVILRMMIIITSAMLLITVNPTKMVLGLTRWRIPYEIAYMVLLAARFLPIFIEEMKDALVAVQLRGVPLKNIPLGEKLKVYSYILMPVVAGAILKAKKTAVAMEARAFRAHSRRTYIDEISLGKKDYGVIITCLFLGVLCYSAYLWRWL; this is encoded by the coding sequence ATGAGCAGTAACGGAATGAAGGATAACCTGGATCCCCGTTCAATCATCACCATGGTGCTGGTGGTTTCAACCCTGGCCATCCTGATACGAGAGGTAATTTGGCTGTTTGCCATCCTGGCCACTACACTGGCACTGCTTAAGATATTTGGCATTAAAGTGATGCAGGTTTTTCCCCGGCTAAAACGATTTATATCCCTTTTCTTCTTTTTATTAATTGTACAAAGCATATTTGCACCATCAGGACAACCCCTGCTGGTGATTAAAGGAATACAGGTAATTACCATGGGCGGCATAATTACCGGCGTGTCCGTAATATTGAGGATGATGATTATTATAACCAGCGCCATGCTGCTCATTACGGTAAACCCCACCAAAATGGTGTTGGGATTGACCCGCTGGCGGATTCCTTACGAGATTGCCTATATGGTATTATTAGCTGCCCGATTTCTACCTATTTTCATAGAGGAAATGAAGGATGCCCTGGTAGCCGTACAGCTCCGAGGGGTTCCCCTGAAAAACATTCCTCTGGGTGAAAAGCTAAAGGTATACAGCTATATTCTAATGCCTGTGGTAGCCGGAGCAATCCTGAAAGCTAAAAAAACTGCGGTAGCCATGGAGGCCAGGGCCTTCCGGGCACACTCCAGGCGAACTTATATCGATGAAATTTCCCTGGGGAAAAAAGATTACGGAGTAATCATTACATGCCTTTTCCTGGGCGTGCTCTGTTATTCCGCATACTTATGGAGGTGGTTATAA
- a CDS encoding energy-coupling factor ABC transporter ATP-binding protein: protein MNFINLQGVSYAYPRKEEVFSDLSFSIKTGDTVALNGPNGCGKTTLGKVIMGIYQPTRGKVLLEGKKMQELSLGEIGQRLGYIFQNPEKQIFTPSVQEEVSFGLRYRGLEEKEIENKVEAMLSYFDLQHCRDNFPFNLSQGEKQRLVIAAILALEPKFIIFDEPTTGLDYVRKHKFAELLHRIKEKGVGYILISHDYEFSQSCTNRTLSMKEGKIYEQ, encoded by the coding sequence TTGAATTTTATTAACCTGCAGGGGGTGAGCTATGCATACCCCCGGAAGGAAGAAGTCTTTTCCGATCTTTCTTTCAGCATCAAAACTGGTGATACGGTAGCCCTCAATGGCCCTAATGGCTGCGGGAAAACCACCCTGGGAAAAGTGATCATGGGTATATATCAACCTACCAGAGGAAAGGTCCTGCTGGAGGGTAAAAAAATGCAGGAACTGAGCCTGGGAGAAATAGGGCAGAGGCTGGGGTATATATTTCAAAACCCTGAAAAACAAATATTTACCCCTTCGGTTCAGGAGGAAGTCAGTTTCGGCCTGCGCTACCGGGGCTTGGAAGAGAAAGAGATCGAGAACAAGGTTGAAGCAATGCTAAGCTACTTCGACCTGCAGCACTGTCGGGATAATTTCCCTTTTAACCTGAGCCAGGGGGAAAAGCAGAGGCTGGTAATTGCGGCTATCCTGGCCCTGGAGCCGAAATTTATAATTTTCGATGAACCCACCACCGGTCTGGATTACGTAAGAAAACACAAGTTTGCAGAACTGCTGCACCGGATTAAAGAAAAAGGCGTGGGATATATCTTAATCAGCCATGATTATGAATTCAGCCAAAGCTGCACAAACCGAACCTTGAGTATGAAAGAGGGGAAAATCTATGAGCAGTAA
- a CDS encoding energy-coupling factor ABC transporter ATP-binding protein produces MVLEVKRLTFYYQKDGRRIIDNISFSMGAGEILGVIGLSGCGKSTLCMALCGIIPHSHQGFMEGDVLLFGENTRDMSIPNIASRVGIVFQDPETQLFLPVIRNELAFGPENLCFPREKILQVVERTSEMTEIKDLLSGNPNEISGGQQQITALAAVLCLNPEILILDEAASQLDGKNSDRILEIVLRLKEKGKTVIMVDHNLDRLKIADRVMALKDGRILSLEPVDKVLQNKEMLKDCYYQTAAR; encoded by the coding sequence ATGGTCCTTGAAGTAAAAAGGCTGACCTTTTATTACCAGAAGGATGGTAGAAGGATAATCGATAATATCAGCTTTAGTATGGGGGCAGGAGAAATCTTAGGAGTAATCGGCCTCAGCGGCTGTGGCAAGAGCACCCTGTGCATGGCTCTGTGCGGAATTATCCCCCACAGCCATCAGGGTTTTATGGAAGGAGATGTATTGTTATTTGGGGAGAACACCCGAGACATGTCCATTCCCAATATCGCTTCCCGAGTGGGAATCGTCTTCCAGGATCCTGAGACCCAGCTATTTCTCCCCGTGATTCGAAATGAACTGGCCTTTGGCCCCGAAAATCTCTGCTTCCCCCGGGAAAAAATTCTCCAGGTGGTGGAGAGAACATCAGAAATGACGGAAATTAAAGATCTGCTGTCAGGTAACCCTAACGAGATATCCGGAGGGCAGCAGCAGATTACAGCCTTAGCCGCTGTTCTCTGCTTAAATCCGGAAATATTAATTCTGGACGAAGCGGCCTCACAGCTGGACGGCAAAAACAGCGATAGAATATTGGAAATTGTCCTCCGGCTAAAAGAAAAAGGGAAAACGGTAATCATGGTGGACCACAACCTGGACAGGCTGAAAATTGCCGACCGGGTTATGGCTTTAAAAGACGGTAGAATACTTAGCCTGGAGCCGGTGGATAAGGTACTTCAAAATAAAGAAATGTTAAAAGATTGTTATTATCAGACGGCGGCGAGGTGA